CAGTAGTCATCTGATTTCAGGAGAACGGTTTCATATCCTCATGTATCATTGAGGCATCTATATCGTATTGTTGGACAGAATTGGCCCATGTTTTGACATATTTCAGCACATTAGGCCGCATTTGACGTGATCAGTCACTACCTTACAAATACAGTTCCCAAACTACATGTCTGGTTTGGCATGGTGAGGGTTTTCTCAAGCAAATATACACAACTTAAACAAACACCCAAATGTCAAGCAGAAGGAACCCAACTCTTAATGCTCCTGAAAGATTCAGAAGGGCTGGGGCTGGTAGGAAAGACAGCCAGCAGGCAGCTGAGCTGAGGGATAGTTAAGGTTCACCCAGAGTGTGTCATCATGTGACCAGAACTCCTGCAGCGTGCCAACAGAGGAGAGGCGAGAGTGAAAGACTTCAGCAAAGTCACAGCTCTGATAACGAGGCCAGCGTGACAGGCAGAAAGAGCAGGATGTCACTCACAGTAAATGTCACTCACAGTAAATGTCTCTCTTCACTAACCAAAGGACAAATCTTATCTACAGTAGTTACTCTTTTCATAGGAAAACCCACAATCCAGAGACGTCGACACTTCCATATATGTCCACAGGAACTGAATGAGCTTCCAAGgccctaaatatttaaaaaaatcaagACCAGTGTCTCGGATAGACCACTAGTTCTTATAAAACTAAACGGGCAAATTCAGTAGGAAAGTATGTACTTCCCAAAGGTCAATAAATGCAGCACTGAGGCATTTAATGATGGGCTTATACGTGTATAAGAATAAATTCAAACATATACCACATTTACATGACTACAGTACATTTAAACATGGCAAATTGACAGTTCTGAAATGAACTATTTTGACATTGTTTTAGAATAATACATTGTAATAAACAGATTCAGAAAAGGGCAACATTATAAGAAAAAAGGAAATGTAAATGGTGACATAACACGTGACATGCATCAATTCTGCTCAGACAACCAAGATGTCATCATTGCTTCTCTGTACATTACACAATCTAACTGCTCTCATATCCTTCATTGTCTCTCCTCACAACAATTTCGGTTCATTACTGGGAAGAACACAGGATCCTTGAAAACAGCAGACCCCAAAACACTGGTACCTGCAACACTTCAGAAACGAAAGCTTTTCAAGTCAGGATTCTTCAACCCTGCCTGTGTTCTAAACCATAGGATTCAAGTTCAAGCAGAGAATAAAAGTAGAGCTCTTTAGTGACGACTGTCTGGGATACATCTAGTTCATGATGTGTTCATTTACGCCTTGTTTTTATGCTTCCCCTAGCGTGTAAAAAAGCAGGGTATAACGGAGATGTTTTCACCATCTCAACACCATCCCTCATTCAGTTGGCACACTAATAGTGCATAAAGCTCTTCATGGTTGTCCAAAATTCAAATGCTCATTAGCATGTTCACAGTGTCCCCCAGTCTCTCTAATGACATCATCCCAGTCACATAACAGCACAGGTCTTAGTTTTAGTCTTCTGGAAGTCTGACACCACGGTGGGCAGGTCCGGTCTGCTGTGTGAGATCCTCTTGGTGCCCCTGGAGGACTTGTTGCGTTTGACGTTCTTGTTGCCCTTGTTGACGCAGGCCAGCGTGGCCACGTGGAAGAGGTCCCTGACGCTGTTCTCAGACTGCAGAGACGAACACTCGATGTACGGAGCACTGATGTGCTTGGCCATGTTAGAGccctgagacagagagggaacaaCACTGAAATCAGTCAGGAGCTCTGCCTATTACAAATTGTTCCCAGCGCTTTTAATACTGGATCATGTTTAAGTCCATAATCTTGAATGACATTTAGAAAGCCTTGACACCCACCTGATCATAGGACACTGGGGTATGGCCAGAGTGAGATTTGGTAAAAAGGTCGGTGCGTAGGTCTGACTTGCACCCCACCAGCAGCATCTTGGTGTTGGGACAGAATTCCTCAATCTCTCCTTTCCACTATACAGAGGAAAGAAAAGGGAAAGCATTAATCCGAGACTGGGGCCCTACTGAGTGGGGTCCGAGAGCAAAAAAGCTTGGTTGGATTATGTTCTCTCCAGGGGAAGAATCTCTAACTGGACCCTACTCCTCTCAGCTGGCACAATACTGAGCCAGGTCAAAGGGCACTGAGACCCACAATAGCAGTGTCTGGGATCTGGGAGACCATGTGTGAACAAGGCCGGTTTGACTACTACTGAGCCTCACGTGAGTTTGTTTTCACATTCCTCCCCGCCACCTCTCTCAATGGTACAGCCCTAGTTCTAGTCCCCCCCCATTGGTACGGCCTAGTTCTAGTCCCCCTCATTGGTACGGTTCTAGTTCTAGTACCCCCTCATTGGTACAGTCCTAGTTCTCCCCTCATTGGTACGATCCTAGTTCTAGTCCCCCTCATTGGTACGGTCCTAGTTCTAGTCTACGGTCCCCCCTCATTGGTACGGTCCTAGTTCTAGTACCCCCCTCATTGGTACGGTCCCCCTCATTGGTACGGTCCTAGTTCTAGTCCCCCCTCATTGGTACGGTACGGTTCTAGTACGGTTCTAGTACCCCCTCATTGATACGGTTTGATACGGTTCTAGTACCACCCCTCATTGATACGGTCCTAGTTCTAGTCTCCTCATTGGTACAGTCCTAGTTCTAGTCTCCTCATTGGTACAGTCCTAGTTCTAGTCTCCTCTCACTGGTACAGTCCTAGTTCTAGTCTCCTCTCACTGGTACAGTCCTAGTTCTAGTCTCCTCTCACTGGTATAGTCCTAGTTCTAGTACCCCCTCATTGGTACAGCCCTAGTTCTAGTCTCCTCTCATTGGTACAGCCCTAGTTCTAGTACCCCCTCATTGGTACAACCCTAGTTCTAGTCTCCTCTCATTGGTACAGTCCTAGTTCTAGTCTCCTCTCACTGGTATAGTCCTAGTTCTAGTACCCCCTCATTGGTACAGCCCTAGTTCTAGTCTCCTCTCATTGGTACAGCCCTAGTTCTAGTCTCCTCTCATTGGTACAGCCCTAGTTCTAGTCTCTCCTCATTGGTAAAGCTAGTTTTTAGCAGAATTAGTTTTTTCAGAGGTCCCTTGACCCAGAAACACAAATGGAGGCCTTTCTAGAGAGGGTCTAGGGGACTGAATGAAAATGCCATTGGGACAGGCCATTGTTCACCAGTTCAAGAGGAGCCGAGGCAGCTTATTCCAGAACAAGAGTCTGCTATATCACCCCAAAACACTCACCTTCTTCAGTACACTGTCCAGGGTCTCTGGTCTGCTGATGTCAAAGCAGATGAGGACTGCATCAGAGTCCGGGTAGGAGAGAGGTCGCACGTTGTCATAGTATGCAGAGCCTGCAATTCAAACACGTCACCATGTTGTTAGTCAAGTAAAAGAGGGTCTGTGGTAACTGGGTCACGGTACTTCCTCAACTTCCTGTAAGTTAACCAACATGTACCTTTCCATAGATGCGTTGATTCAAACAATGACAATGTTATTTGCAGAGACTGATCAAACTGCAGTGGTTCCCATTCCAAACAGGAGTAGAAACAAAGTTATAGAATCCAACTAATACAAAATTCTATTTGATCTATTTCACTGGTATTTTACCAGTGAAATATACACTTGTGACATACATACTGCACACTAAACAATCTGTAACATAACCTCATGTCCTGAAGGTTTTCTTGGGACAAATGTGTGTAGCATGGAATGCAGAGAATCTTTAGGGCTGTTGAAGCTCTGTGGTGGACTGGGTCAGGTTGCATCCCAGGTAAAGAAACCAAACCAACACTAATGTCTGGAAGTTCCCATCTCCCCATTGTGCCTCTGTGAAAAATGGTGGGGATTTTCTAGTTTCCCACAGTAGGGTGGTCTTTGAGTTACAACATGAGGGGGCTCCTCTCCTCATACAGGTTATATATTACCTTTAATCCAAACACCATATTTCACACATACAGCCTCTACTGTAGGAAACAGCTTCTCATTCTCAGAAAGGAGATTTGTGTAATTGTCTAAGGGTTCCATGCCAAAGGCCTTTCTCCTTTAGAATACAAATCCATGTAGAATAACCTAGGTTCCTGAATTGTGCCATTGAATTCTAAAGAATGCGGGGTTAAAGTATGCTTTTTCACATCATGACTTGAAGTCATAACAATCACTCATAACCTGATCCATTACTTCTGAAGCTGGCTTTACAACGCCTGCCCCCACCCAAACCAGAAATGTTTTGATTCACAAATGGAATCCAGATGGTCCCACTCTGGACCAAAACACCAATGGCACCATCACCATCTGTCTTTTTCAATTTTCACTCTAATTTACCTCAACACAATTAAACTCAGTTTGAATTCTCAGGAGTAAACTTCTGTACCAGTGGGTCCATTTGAATATTTGGACATGGTAGAGTGCCTATAAATCATATGCTGTGGTATGACATGGATTCCCCTCCCGGCACGTTTCTCCACCAACAAATTCACACCAGCAGATGTAAACAATGCAGAAATATTTTCAAGTCTGGCGAGTCAGATTCCTTATGTTAAACAAACAGCCTTGAGGCCCCTATATTTTCATAGCCCACCTTAAGGTCTGATAAATGGCTCGACCAGAACACGTGTGGGATTTGGAATGTTTAAAACTCTGGTATGAAGGATTTTCCATAGGAACATTAAAATAGTTGTAGGATTGagttgattttaaaaaatggggTAAACCTAACCTAAGGCTCGAAGTACAGTAAATGTATCTGTCGCTGTGAGACGTGGTGAAAAGTGTACATGAGAAAACAACGTCATCAAACTAATCTAAGGCATCATTCCTCATTCAACGTACAGCTCATCGATCAGATAGGTGTGCATtataaagtagagagagagagagagaaggtggcaAACTGTTGGAGGCTCTTTACCCATTATACGTAGTTGCGGTACTCCAATTTCCACATGAGACTCGTTTGTGATAACaataaacaacactatcatgtaTCTCGAAACGCGTCACCCTATCCACAAGGTTATCAAAACAATTCCACCATATCTACGTTATTACACCATCATGTTgtgatgagagggaggggattGCTGGTCCAGTAGAACTCCTTAGATGTGTGgtgagggctggtgtgtgtggtgagggctggtgtgtgtggtgagggCTGCCCTGGTGTATCAGCCCTGGTGTGTCAGCTCTTCCTGAAGCTGTGGTGTAATCACTGAGTCGTGTCCTGGGCAGACCTAAGGGACGCCACAATCAGCTTAAGGTCACAGAGGAGAGGCAGCCCAACacactccctcacccctctctacaCACACCCCTTCACCTCGCCCAAAGCACTCCCTCAACCCCTTACTACcccctctctacacacacacacacgtctccacCCAGCCCAGAGGACTCCCTgaccggcaggtagcctggtgggtaggactgttggaccagtaactgaaaggttgctggatcaaatccccgagctgacaaggtaaaaatcttatgttctgagcaaagcagttaacccactgttccccgggtgcagtggatgtcaattaaggcagccccccacacctctctgattcagaggggttgggttaaatgagtaagacatatttcagttgaatgcattcagttttacaactgtctaggaatccccctttctctttcccacTACTACTCCCGCTCCTCCCAGAGCAGTACACAGACCCAGGGAGGCAGAGCAGCCCAAACGCCCAACCAGTCCAGGCTGGAGGCTTCCGCAACTGTAGTTTAGCAGGTAATTACCTCCAGACCTGGGGCTGGGTTAAGGTTAGATCCCCCAGGGTTAAGATTAGATCCCCCAGACCTGGGGCAGGGTTAAGGTTACATCCCCTCCAGACCTGGGGCTGGGTTataacctcttaaggatccgcccctttttttcaattttcgcctaaaatgacatactcaaatctaactgcctgtagctcgggacctgaagcaaggatatgcatattctttgtactatttgaaaggaaacactttcaagtttgtggaaatgtgaaaggaatgtaggagaataacacaagatctggtaaaagaaaatacaaaaaaacaactgttcttttgaatttttttaaaccatctttgaaatgcaagagaaatgccataatgtattattccagcccaggtgcaatttagattttggccactagatggcagcagtgtatgtgcagagtattagactgatccaatgaaccattgaatTTCTGttaaatgttgtatcaagactgcccaaatgtgtctaatttgtttatacattttcatgttcaaaattgtgcactctcctcaaacaatagcatggtattatttcactgtaatagctactgtaaattggtaagtgcagttagattaacaagaatgtaagctttctgacaatatcagatatgtctatgtcctgggaaatgttcttgttacttacaacctcatgctaatcgcattagcctacgttagcttaaCCGTCCCATGGATGGGACATCGATCCCCCCAGACCTGGGGCTGGGTTAGATTGTGCAGACCTGGGGCTGTGTTTGGGTTAGATCCCCCAGGGACCTTTTTTATATGGGATTCCTGTTGAGTGTGTGAGGCTGTGAGGGGGAGCGGCTTTATAAAACAAATAATGCAAGAGGACCGGCCAGGCCAAGCTCTCTGAGTAAAAATGTGTGTATGTTGGCCAGGGGAAAATAAGTGTCTCTAATTTCGTTACCGCCCTTTAAATTTTCTCTCCTCATAGACAGCTGAAAGAAATTAAGTACAAATCTACTCCTACAGACCGAGGGATACAAAACAGGTACCAATGCAAGGTTTGCATTTATTTCAGAGTGCACAGGACAAAAATGTATGTCAGTAAGTAGCCTATGTTGATTTCACAAGACTGATGTACAATTCTATACAGAGGCAACACCAGTGTTTGAGTTCCCACATTGTCAGGTGTTCAAGGGTGTGAGGGTCGTTTCAGATGTAGGCTAATGCTGGTGGTGTACAAAAGGTTTCCATAACTGTTATCCgactcctatctacccctttcccACATTCCAGAGAGGCAGCGTCAGACCATTCCTCTCAAAGGGGCTGGCTGTTACTGTAAAGCACATAATGTGGCCAATACTGCATATCAGGATTTCATGCTTGTCTTCTTTTTTAGAACACTCTAGATGTTTCATGCCTGGTATATATTAGCTACAGCATGTATGACAGTGACGCAGGCTATCAGAAGGGTAATAACGTGCAGTGGGTCCTCACCTGAAGTATCCCACAGACGGAGTTCAACTCTCTGCGTATCGATTTCAAAACTTGCCGTGTAGTTCTCAAACACCGTGGGAATGTAGCCCTACAGATGAAATAAAATGGTGATATCCATGTTTAGACATAGAAAAGTTGCAAGCTGATTGATAACTCATAATAATCATGTTTAAAAAATGACATATGTCACATAAAACTCACCTCAGGAAATGAATCTTTTGCAAACACATTTAGGAGAGCGGTTTTCCCACATTCACTATCCCCAACGACAACTATTTTACATTTTACGCTTGGATTTAAATCCATTTTGGAACGAATTGTGATATTGTCCTCCGTCTTTCCATAAAATAGAAAGTGTCCTAAAGAAGAATAAAGTCGGGATCAACAGAACATCCGAACGTTCTAGATTCCCAAGTACGATGATGTGCGGACTGCAGCAGCCAGCTGCACATAATGAGAACGTCGCGACGGGAAAGTaacttaaaaaatgtaaaaatagaaAACCTTTAAATAATTAATATGATCCCTTAGGAGAGTGAAAGACTGTGACATCCAAGTAGCGTCCCATATAGCCAGTCCTGTATCCGAGAGCTCCAGACCCTTTAAGACTCAACGGTCCTCAGCCTGGAGTTTGCAGGAGTTTAAGGACTCACTCCAATTTCTAGTCAGAGAGCGAGGGCGTTGCGCAAGTAGGTCGAGCACGCATGTATCAAACCAGTTTGTCATTTGAGAGCCGTAATACATATTTGGTTGACAGTGAATTACACCATTTCTGATAAATAATATTAAAGGTCCTATAGTAATTATGTTATTGcaataaaacattattttgcaGTAGGTGTAAATCAGAATATAATCTACAAACATAATTAATAATTGTGTCATCCTTTGGAACCTGTAATGTATTCCCATTAGTTTTATTGGTGTTTATTGGACTTTGAATGAGCTGTCTGGAATGAAGTctcaatatttgtatttatttgcttTTTATATTTATAACCACTTTAAGGGGGTTGAGGGGTTGAAACTAGTGCACTCTCCTTTAACGACTGTAGTACTGAAGCCAATGAGATGTTTGTCTGCAATGAATATCAATAACCTTGAGAGTGATGAAAACAGCTGGAGTTATGCATAGGTGCTGAGAGGGGAGAGCCTCCCCCACTATGCTGCCATATTGTCCTGAAGCAAACACCACAGGAGACTCAGTAGACTCACCTTAATTCTGACTTGAGAGGAGTTACAATCAGCGCTGCGGTATCTTTGGTAGCAGGTATTTAAGATGATATCTCTCCTTGAAGAAGTGGACCATGCAGGGCAAGTAGAGTACATTGTTTTCAACACAGCTTCATAATGTAGAATTATGAGTCCTTTCGACTCACCGCTCACCACGAAGTAACACTCAGTAATACTGCCGTTGTGTGTTGATGGAGTGTTGCTGTATTGTGGTATGTGATGAGGACCTAACGCTGTAAAAGTTCCTTTCTATGGTGGGCTCACTCTACAGGAACATGGTCTTGCATAGTAATGAAGTGATTTGAAGCAGTCAGCTTTTCCTCTGAGGAAAGCTATGACTCAAGCCTCTTTCACACTCTGATTGCTTTTCTGTCAGGTTACATACGAGGCCTTGCTAAGAATCAGCACTTTTTGATGACAGTTTTTTTCCTCCCTGAGAGCCTCCATTGTGTGGTCAGAACACATTCTGTGGAACACAAAGGGATTTTGACACAGAACAGCCTTTGTTGTTATCGGTAACCTACCAAGATAGAGGACACCATTGTAGTTTACTGAATTAAtggcaaactctctctctctctgatagtgTGCTAAAATGTGAGTTTACTACACACAGATTCAGTGCCATGGATGAAAGAACCGTTTCCATGTTTGTCACAAGGTATCTTTTGTGAAATAGACAAAACATCCAACACTCACTGACCTTTCGACTTTGGCTCTTACATAAGTCATGAAGCTTTCAGTTAATATGTAGGTCCTATAATGTGAATACGGATGTGAGCCTCTACTGTCCACAAGTTCATTGACAACTATCTTTGGCCCAGATCACAGGTCTCACAAGATGGACTCCTTTGCTTTATCAGCTGGAAGTCTGGACTTGGGGTGAAAGTTTTCCAGGATTTGGGGCTAAACTGTACTCCAAATAAGTCATTCATATGACAACAGTGAATACTTACAACCAGAAATGTAAAAGAAATTCATAGAACTGAACAATTACAAATGTTCTTGTCATCAATCAATGCCAATGACTTTCAAATGTATATGCTTTGTAAACAACTAAAATGATATTGTCCAGGTTCATGTTGTTGCCAGCACTGCACACACCTCTATGAAAACAAAACCTCACACTCCAGCCACGACTCTGTCTGGGAATGCTCCAGGGGCTGAGCTTGACCCAAGACAGCAGCCTCCCTGTActcacactgaacaaaaatacaacatcaacatgcaacaatttcaaagattttacttagtTACGGTTCATACTGtataagaaatcagtcaattgaaaaaaaatgtattaggccctaatctatggcataggaggctggtggcaccttaattggggagaacagggttgtggtaatgactggaggggAATCAGAATAATataatcaaacacatggtttgatgccattccatttgctacGTTTCAGCTATTATTATGATCCGTTCTCCCCATGACAGCCTACTGTGATctaatggatttcacatgactgggaatacagatatgcatctgttggtcacagacacttaaaaaaaaaagtaggggtatggatcagaaaaccagtcagtatctggtgtgacaaccatttgcctcatgca
This portion of the Oncorhynchus tshawytscha isolate Ot180627B linkage group LG26, Otsh_v2.0, whole genome shotgun sequence genome encodes:
- the LOC112225638 gene encoding rho-related GTP-binding protein RhoE is translated as MDLNPSVKCKIVVVGDSECGKTALLNVFAKDSFPEGYIPTVFENYTASFEIDTQRVELRLWDTSGSAYYDNVRPLSYPDSDAVLICFDISRPETLDSVLKKWKGEIEEFCPNTKMLLVGCKSDLRTDLFTKSHSGHTPVSYDQGSNMAKHISAPYIECSSLQSENSVRDLFHVATLACVNKGNKNVKRNKSSRGTKRISHSRPDLPTVVSDFQKTKTKTCAVM